Proteins encoded in a region of the Elaeis guineensis isolate ETL-2024a chromosome 7, EG11, whole genome shotgun sequence genome:
- the LOC105047844 gene encoding uncharacterized protein produces the protein MAKTKNPTVFLDVAIGGGPAERMVFELFADIVPKTAENFRALCTGEKGVGSTTGKPLHYRGSIFHRIIKGFMAQGGDFSKRDGTGGESIYGGKFPDENFILRHDGPGLLSMANAGRDTNGSQFFITFKAAPHLDGKHVVFGKLRSGEESLRNIEHVEVDGSKPVVPVKITNCGEFNASKDHGAVMLENDKKKVAKSKSVKDFSSDDDSHEGRRRGRHKKSSKGRRKKRRRRYYSSESDSSSDTETESSESDSDSDFYSSSSDISSSSDDRRRRRKKYSRRDKYKRGKRKRDRRRDKRRRRRDKKSRRKLRRVSESDTETESTSGGSPDDVGENKQHRMRKSKVSSQISVEDLPPPDAEKETIANWTKEGETIEMRAGEAAKSPRENGEMRSNGITEPKSDRDDENRLLVADGKPHKSRSQSVSANQSMSKSMSISPGRSQSKSQSVSPRRSVSRSPPRSLSRSPVHAQRRSSLSPARRSFSRSPVRSVGRSPVRRVSRSPVAKSRRSISRSPIKVRPRSFSRSSGRSLPRRSPSRSLEGASRRRSISRSPVREKQRSISRSSARPLARRSPSRSPIRPPRRRSRSPARDARRSRSRSPVRSTRKSRSRSPVRSRSRRSISRSPMSLVRRALSPPSNHGRSLSRSASPDGSPKRIRRGRGFSDKYSYARRYRTPSPDRSPVRSHRYGGRGDRDRYSSYRSFRDRTPPRRYRSPPRGRTPTRYRSRRSRTRSISRSPVGYRGRAKGGYSRSPARSRSPAAERVSSRGARDGARFEKRRSISRSRSPSGSRSRSPSRSRSRSRSSPDTPSPKRVSKEMSRSPSSSSGGRKGLVSYGDGSPDSGGK, from the exons ATGGCCAAAACAAAGAACCCAACCGTCTTCTTGGACGTGGCTATTGGTGGGGGTCCTGCAGAAAGGATGGTCTTTGAG TTATTTGCCGACATTGTTCCCAAGACCGCTGAAAACTTTCGTGCACTCTGCACAG GTGAGAAAGGAGTTGGATCCACAACTGGGAAGCCTTTGCATTACAGGGGATCTATCTTTCATCGCATTATCAAAGGGTTCATGGCACAA GGCGGTGACTTTTCGAAGCGAGATG GAACAGGTGGAGAGAGCATATATGGTGGAAAATTTCCAG ATGAAAATTTCATTCTGCGCCATGATGGTCCTGGTCTTCTATCTATGGCAAATGCTGGTCGTGACACTAATGGCTCCCAGTTCTTTATTACTTTCAAGGCTGCTCCCCATCTTGATGG GAAACATGTTGTTTTTGGGAAGCTTAGATCTGGAGAAGAAAGTTTGAGGAACATAGAGCATGTTGAAGTTGATGGTTCCAAACCTGTTGTTCCAGTTAAGATTACTAACTGTGGTGAATTTAATGCCAGTAAAGACCATGGAGCAGTTATGCTGGAGAATG ACAAAAAGAAAGTTGCTAAATCGAAATCAGTGAAGGATTTCTCTTCTGATGATGATAGCCATGAAGGACGCCGTAGGGGACGTCACAAGAAATCTTCTAAAGGaaggaggaagaaaaggagaagaagatatTATTCATCAGAATCAGATAGCTCATCGGATACAGAAACTGAATCTTCAGAGTCAGACAGTGATTCTGATTTTTATTCATCGTCATCTGATATCAGCAGTTCAAGTGATGACAGGCGGCGGCGAAGGAAGAAGTACTCTAGGCGAGACAAATACAAGCGTGGGAAAAGGAAGAGGGATAGGAGGCGAGATAAAAGGCGTAGAAGGCGTGATAAAAAATCGAGGCGCAAGTTAAGAAG GGTATCTGAGAGCGACACAGAAACTGAGAGTACAAGTGGGGGCAGCCCTGATGATGTTGGAGAAAACAAACAACACCGAATGCGGAAGTCAAAAGTATCCTCTCAGATTTCTG TTGAAGACCTTCCACCACCAGATGCGGAGAAGGAAACTATTGCAAATTGGACAAAAGAGGGTGAAACAATTGAGATGCGTGCAGGAGAAGCAGCCAAATCCCCAAGAGAAAATGGGGAGATGCGGAGCAATGGCATCACAGAACCAAAATCAGACAGAGATGATGAGAATAGGCTGCTAGTTGCAGATGGCAAGCCACACAAATCTAG GAGCCAAAGTGTGAGTGCTAACCAGTCCATGAGCAAGAGTATGAGTATCAGCCCCGGACGGAGTCAAAGCAAAAGCCAGAGTGTCAGCCCTAGAAGGTCTGTGAGCAGGAGCCCTCCACGAAGTCTTAGTAGAAGCCCTGTTCATGCACAGCGAAGGAGTAGTCTAAGTCCAGCTAGAAGAAGTTTCAGCAGAAGCCCAGTTAGAAGTGTTGGCAGGAGTCCAGTTAGAAGGGTTAGCAGGAGTCCAGTGGCCAAAAGCCGGAGAAGCATAAGCAGAAGCCCAATTAAAGTTCGTCCGAGAAGCTTCAGCAGAAGTTCAGGTAGATCCCTGCCTCGAAGAAGTCCTAGTAGGAGCCTGGAGGGGGCTTCTAGGCGAAGAAGCATAAGCAGAAGCCCTGTCAGGGAGAAACAAAGGAGCATTAGTCGAAGCTCAGCAAGGCCTCTAGCACGGAGAAGTCCCAGCAGGAGTCCAATAAGGCCTCCCAGGAGAAGAAGTAGAAGCCCTGCACGGGATGCACGAAGGAGCCGCAGCAGAAGCCCTGTAAGGTCAACCCGTAAAAGCAGAAGCCGAAGTCCTGTAAGGTCTCGATCACGAAGAAGCATCAGCAGAAGCCCGATGAGTCTTGTTCGCAGGGCATTATCACCACCATCTAACCATGGTAGAAGTTTGTCAAGAAGTGCTTCCCCAGATGGTTCACCAAAGCGCATCAGAAGGGGTCGAGGTTTCAGCGATAAGTACTCGTATGCTAGAAGATACCGGACCCCTTCTCCTGACCGTTCTCCTGTTAGATCTCATCGCTATGGTGGTAGAGGTGATCGTGATAG GTATTCTAGCTACAGAAGCTTCCGTGACCGTACGCCCCCGAGACGATATAGGAGCCCTCCAAGAGGAAGAACACCTACCAG GTACAGAAGCAGGAGGAGCCGCACTCGGAGTATTTCACGTAGCCCAGTTGGTTACCGTGGCCGGGCAAAAGGTGGCTATAGTAGGAGCCCAGCCCGCAGTCGTTCACCTGCTGCTGAGAGAGTAAGTTCCCGTGGTGCACGAGATGGGGCCCGTTTTGAGAAGCGTAGGTCAATTTCCAGGAGCAGAAGCCCATCTGGATCGCGCTCCAGGTCGCCATCCAGATCCAGGTCCAGGTCTCGGTCATCCCCTGATACTCCCTCTCCAAAGCGCGTGAGCAAGGAGATGTCAAGGTCACCATCCTCCAGTTCTGGTGGGAGGAAAGGCTTGGTTTCATATGGAGATGGGTCACCTGATTCTGGTGGCAAGTAG